Proteins encoded by one window of Xyrauchen texanus isolate HMW12.3.18 chromosome 24, RBS_HiC_50CHRs, whole genome shotgun sequence:
- the mrps6 gene encoding 28S ribosomal protein S6, mitochondrial yields MPRYELCLILKAMQRPETAVVLRRTVETLFERGAVVRSLENLGERRLPYKISKHDCRHTHGGYFNIDFHASPKIVSGLLEQLERDIDVLRPTVLRKDIEFSKAQCCGPPPANAKGASSN; encoded by the coding sequence ATGCCGAGGTATGAGCTGTGTTTGATCCTGAAGGCGATGCAGAGGCCGGAGACTGCGGTTGTCCTGCGGCGCACGGTGGAGACTCTGTTCGAGCGCGGCGCGGTGGTCCGGAGTCTGGAGAACCTCGGCGAGCGAAGATTGCCATACAAAATCTCCAAACACGACTGTCGCCACACGCATGGCGGATACTTCAACATCGATTTCCACGCCTCGCCCAAAATCGTCAGCGGACTGTTAGAGCAACTTGAACGGGACATTGACGTTTTGCGTCCCACAGTTTTAAGAAAAGACATCGAGTTTTCCAAGGCGCAGTGCTGTGGTCCTCCACCCGCCAATGCAAAGGGTGCCTCGTCGAATTAA